The genomic interval CCTGCGAAGGAAGTGTGACCCTTGTGTGAAGCTCTCGTGAACTCGCGCGATTTGGTATAGTGGGGGAGGAGCGTTCGTGCAGAATCGCATACATGGCTGACAAGGGGAGCGAACGACGTGATCGAACAAATGCGAAAATACGCTGAACTCGTCGTGCGAGTGGGGGTGAATCTGCAACCAGGGCAGCCGCTCGTCATTGGCTTCGGATCGCGCCAGGTGTATCCGGATCAGGTGCCGTTTGCAAGGCTTCTCGCGCAGGCCGCCTACGACGCGGGCGCGAGCTACGTGCACATCGACTGGGGCGACGAGTGGTGGCTGCGCGAGACGGTCAAGCGCGCGGATCTCGCCATCCTGCGCCAGTGCGCCCAGTGGCAAGTCGAATGGGTGGAGCGCCTCGCGGAGATGGGCGCCGCTTACGTCGCCATGCCGGCGAGCGATCCGGCGCTGTTTGCCGGTATCCCGCGCGATCGCGTCGAGCAGGCGGAGCGGGCGGTGCGAGAGGCGTTTCGGCTGTTCGACAACCAGCGCACGAGCGATCGCTACCGCTGGACGCTGGCCTCGGCGCCGACGCAGGCCTGGGCCGACGCGGTGCACCCGGAGCTGCCGCGCGAGGATCGGCTTGAAGCCCTCTGGCGGGATATCCTGCAGGCGTCGCGGGCGACGGGCGAAGATCCCATCGCAGACTGGGAGCAGCACATCGCGAACCTGAAGCGCCGCGCGGCATGGCTGAACGACCTCAAGATTCACGCTCTGCACTACCGGGCGCCGGGTACGGATCTCACCATTGAGCTCGCGGAGGGCCACTACTTTGAGGCGGCCGGCCATCCCGACGTCAAGGGATTTCGCTTCGTCGCCAACATCCCGACGGAAGAGGTGTTCACGGCGCCGAAGAAGACCGGCGTGAACGGCACGGTCGCGAGCACGATGCCGCTCAATCACGGCGGATCGCTCATCGAAGGCATTCGCCTGCGCTTCGAAAACGGGCGCATTGTCGAGTACAGCGCGGAGAAGGGCGAGGAAGCGCTCAAGGCTATCATCGAGGCGGACGAGGGCAGCCATTACCTCGGCGAGGTGGCGCTCGTGCCGGTGGACTCGCCCATCGCGCAGATGAATCGCATCTTCTACAACACGTTGTTCGACGAAAACGCCAGCTGCCACCTGGCCATCGGTCGCGCGTATCCCCTCATCGAGGGCGGCCACGAGCTCGCGCATGAGGACTGGGAGGCGCACGGCCTGAACGACAGCCTCATGCACGTGGACTTCATGATTGGCTCGGCCGATCTCGACATCGACGCGGTGCTTCAGGACGGCCGCACGGTGCCCATCTTCCGCAAAGGGCGCTGGGCGAGCGAGGCGTAAGGCCGCTTACGGCGGGAGGGGGACGACGGATGGTGAAGCCTCACTGGGATGCGACGCAGTACGAGTTTGAATCGCGGCGCACGGTCGTGTTCGCTCGGCGGGGGATGGTGGCGACGACGCAGCCGCTCGCCTCGGAGGCAGGGCTCGAGGTGCTGCGCCGCGGCGGCAACGCTATCGACGCGGTCGTGGCGGCCGCGGCGGCCCTGGCCATCGTGGAGCCCACGTCGAACGGCATCGGCAGCGACGCGTTCGCCATCGTGTGGAAGGACGGCAAGTTGCACGGTCTCAACGCCAGCGGCCACTCACCCGAGCGGCTGACGCGGGATGAGCTTGAGCGCCGCGGCCTGCGGGAGCTGCCGACGCACGGCTGGCTGCCCGTCACCGTGCCCGGCGCACCGGCCGCCTGGGCGGCCCTCGTCGAGCGGTTCGGCCGGCTGTCGCTCAAGGACGTGCTCGCGCCCGCGGTCGATCTCGCCCGCGACGGGTTCCCCGTACAGCCAGTGACGGCCCGCAACTGGCGCCGCGCGATGGAGGCGCATCGAGACCGGTTGACCGATCCGGTGCACGAGCCGTTCTTCCGCCTCTTCGCCCCAGGCGGCGAAGTCCCCGGTCCTGGGGATCTCTTTCGCAATCCGGACGGCGCGCGCGCGTTGGAAGCGATTGCATCGTCCGGCGGGCGCGCGTTTTACGAGGGCGAGATTGCGGACGCCATCGACGCGTTCGCGCGCGAGACGGGCGGCCTCCTGTCCAAGGCCGATCTCGCCGCCTACAAGCCCGAGTGGGTCGAACCGCTCTCTGTGCGCTATCGGGATTTCGAGGTGTGGGAACTGCCGCCGAACGGTCAGGGCATCGTGGCGCTGATGGCGCTCGGCGCGCTCGCCGGCATGGATCTCGCAAGCATGGACGAGGCGGATCGCGCACACGCGATGCTCGAGGCCATCAAGCTCGCGTTCGAGGTGGCACTCCGTGAGGTGGCGGATCCCCGCTTCATGCGCGTGACGCCAGCGTCGCTTTTGTCCAAGGATCACCTGGATGCGCTTCGCGCGAAGATCGGC from Alicyclobacillus acidocaldarius subsp. acidocaldarius DSM 446 carries:
- a CDS encoding aminopeptidase, producing the protein MIEQMRKYAELVVRVGVNLQPGQPLVIGFGSRQVYPDQVPFARLLAQAAYDAGASYVHIDWGDEWWLRETVKRADLAILRQCAQWQVEWVERLAEMGAAYVAMPASDPALFAGIPRDRVEQAERAVREAFRLFDNQRTSDRYRWTLASAPTQAWADAVHPELPREDRLEALWRDILQASRATGEDPIADWEQHIANLKRRAAWLNDLKIHALHYRAPGTDLTIELAEGHYFEAAGHPDVKGFRFVANIPTEEVFTAPKKTGVNGTVASTMPLNHGGSLIEGIRLRFENGRIVEYSAEKGEEALKAIIEADEGSHYLGEVALVPVDSPIAQMNRIFYNTLFDENASCHLAIGRAYPLIEGGHELAHEDWEAHGLNDSLMHVDFMIGSADLDIDAVLQDGRTVPIFRKGRWASEA
- a CDS encoding gamma-glutamyltransferase family protein — translated: MVKPHWDATQYEFESRRTVVFARRGMVATTQPLASEAGLEVLRRGGNAIDAVVAAAAALAIVEPTSNGIGSDAFAIVWKDGKLHGLNASGHSPERLTRDELERRGLRELPTHGWLPVTVPGAPAAWAALVERFGRLSLKDVLAPAVDLARDGFPVQPVTARNWRRAMEAHRDRLTDPVHEPFFRLFAPGGEVPGPGDLFRNPDGARALEAIASSGGRAFYEGEIADAIDAFARETGGLLSKADLAAYKPEWVEPLSVRYRDFEVWELPPNGQGIVALMALGALAGMDLASMDEADRAHAMLEAIKLAFEVALREVADPRFMRVTPASLLSKDHLDALRAKIGDEAHLPAVERPYYGGTVYLCAADGEGNMVSYIQSNYMGFGSGIVVPGTGVSLQNRGHNFSMDPSHPNALGPRKRPYHTIIPGFLTRGGEPVGPFGVMGGFMQPQGHVQVLVQMLDLARNPQSALDAPRWQWLQGKRVLAEAALGEDVIAKLRARGHEVDVTDDGTPFGRGQVIWRLPNGALAGATEPRADGSIAAW